One genomic region from Reichenbachiella ulvae encodes:
- a CDS encoding citrate synthase, protein MSEIAEIKVGDKVIQLPVEVGTENEKAINIGTLRAQSGLTTLDPGYKNTGATKSAITFLNGEEGILKHRGYSIEELAEKSTFIEVAYLLIYGNLPTKAELEKFQGEITTHTLVHEDIKKILEGFPSTAHPMGVLSSLVTSQTAFYPESLDPNRSVEEVNLSIIRIIAKMPTFAAWAYKNQIGHPVVYPDNSLDYCSNFLKMMFSLPAEDYQVDPIVAKALDTLLILHADHEQNCSTSTVRIVGSSQASLYASLSAGINALWGPLHGGANQAVIEMLEAIKADGGDADKYLAKAKDKSDPFRLMGFGHRVYKSFDPRAKIIKKAADDVLDKLGVDDPVLDIARNLEAKALKDPYFVERSLYPNVDFYSGIIYRALGIPTEMFTVMFALGRLPGWIAQWKEMRENNEPIGRPRQVYVGETDRKYVDIDKR, encoded by the coding sequence ATGTCAGAAATAGCAGAAATCAAGGTAGGAGATAAAGTTATACAACTGCCAGTCGAAGTAGGTACCGAAAACGAAAAAGCAATCAACATAGGTACATTACGAGCGCAATCTGGACTGACAACATTAGATCCAGGGTATAAAAACACTGGAGCAACCAAAAGTGCCATTACTTTCCTCAATGGCGAAGAAGGAATTTTGAAACACAGAGGATATAGCATCGAAGAGTTAGCTGAGAAATCAACTTTCATCGAAGTAGCTTATCTTTTGATCTATGGCAACCTGCCTACCAAGGCGGAGCTAGAGAAATTCCAGGGGGAAATCACGACTCACACGCTGGTTCACGAAGACATCAAAAAGATATTGGAAGGCTTCCCTTCTACTGCACACCCAATGGGCGTACTGTCTTCTTTGGTTACTTCTCAAACCGCATTTTATCCTGAGTCATTAGATCCTAACAGATCGGTCGAAGAAGTAAACCTTAGCATCATCAGAATCATCGCGAAGATGCCAACGTTTGCAGCTTGGGCTTACAAAAATCAAATTGGACATCCAGTAGTATATCCAGACAATAGCCTGGACTACTGCAGCAACTTCTTGAAGATGATGTTCTCTTTGCCTGCAGAAGATTATCAAGTGGACCCAATCGTTGCGAAAGCATTGGATACGCTATTGATTCTTCATGCAGATCATGAGCAAAACTGTTCAACCTCAACTGTGAGAATTGTTGGTTCTTCACAAGCAAGTTTGTATGCTTCTTTGTCAGCTGGTATCAATGCCCTTTGGGGACCACTACACGGTGGAGCCAATCAGGCAGTGATCGAAATGCTGGAAGCAATCAAAGCAGACGGTGGAGATGCGGACAAATACCTCGCTAAAGCGAAAGACAAGTCTGATCCTTTCCGTTTGATGGGCTTTGGTCACAGAGTTTACAAGAGCTTTGACCCTAGAGCAAAAATCATCAAAAAAGCTGCAGACGATGTATTGGACAAATTAGGCGTAGATGATCCAGTATTGGATATCGCAAGAAATCTGGAAGCTAAGGCATTGAAAGATCCTTACTTTGTAGAAAGATCTCTATATCCTAACGTGGACTTCTACAGCGGTATCATCTACAGAGCATTGGGTATCCCAACTGAGATGTTTACAGTAATGTTTGCCCTAGGTAGACTACCAGGTTGGATCGCTCAGTGGAAAGAAATGAGAGAGAACAACGAACCAATTGGTAGACCAAGACAGGTTTACGTTGGCGAGACTGATAGAAAATATGTAGATATCGACAAACGATAA
- a CDS encoding prohibitin family protein: MDNRKYLPFILIGAVGLFVIISLSSSLFFKVEPAERAVAFYTLSGELDKDNIITPGWHIKAPWTSIYTYDVSESKVEESMDVLDKNGLSINVDVSVRFTPMKDKIGEIQENFKGNYINVLVIPEVRSSVRQVMGRYTAEEIYSTKRAEVETAIKTETETTLASSQNNVIMKALLIRSINLPAQIKQAIEMKLQQEQEALAYEFKLQKEQSEAERKRIAAEGEAQANKIVNSSLTPELLKMRGIEATQTLANSQNSKVVIIGNSKDGLPLILGDN; encoded by the coding sequence ATGGACAACAGAAAATATTTACCATTTATCCTAATTGGAGCGGTTGGACTTTTTGTCATAATCAGTCTATCCTCCAGTTTATTCTTCAAAGTAGAACCAGCAGAACGTGCCGTAGCATTCTACACCCTTTCCGGTGAACTTGACAAAGACAACATCATCACACCAGGGTGGCATATCAAAGCTCCATGGACCAGCATTTACACTTATGACGTATCAGAAAGCAAAGTGGAAGAAAGCATGGATGTCCTGGACAAGAATGGCCTTTCTATCAATGTGGACGTATCCGTGCGTTTCACTCCTATGAAAGATAAAATCGGCGAGATTCAAGAAAATTTCAAAGGAAACTATATCAATGTACTTGTGATCCCTGAAGTAAGGTCATCTGTAAGACAGGTCATGGGTAGATATACAGCCGAAGAAATTTATTCTACGAAAAGAGCTGAAGTTGAAACAGCCATCAAAACTGAGACAGAAACCACACTGGCTAGTTCTCAGAACAATGTAATCATGAAAGCATTGCTCATTCGTTCGATCAATCTGCCTGCACAAATCAAACAAGCCATCGAAATGAAGCTTCAGCAGGAACAGGAAGCCTTGGCTTATGAATTCAAATTGCAGAAAGAACAAAGTGAGGCAGAAAGAAAAAGAATAGCTGCTGAAGGGGAAGCTCAGGCCAATAAAATTGTTAATTCAAGTTTGACTCCTGAGCTTTTGAAAATGAGAGGCATTGAAGCCACCCAAACCTTGGCAAATTCGCAAAATTCTAAGGTGGTAATAATCGGAAATTCAAAAGATGGCCTACCCTTAATATTAGGGGACAATTAG
- a CDS encoding asparagine synthetase B, with protein sequence MRRILFILFIALATQARASYLFLPMDETQSNHLKAYGIAYWVLENDVKVDWLLNYKGGAFMFKYLQAFENELIIRGVSYQVISDAQANNILGEIASPSSNMDAMTLDKVPKIAVYSPKSKQPWDDAVTLVLTYAEIPYDVVFDDELMYDELPKYDWLHLHHEDFTGQYGRFYRVYQHFPWYQEQQREYEESARKHGFSKVSHLKLAVVKKIQAYVASGGFLFAMCSATDTYDIALAAEGVDICESMFDGDPMDPKAQSKLDFTNTFAFENFILERNPYVYEFSSIDTSPAQRGLREENDYFTLFEFSAKWDPVPTMLTQNHDHIIKGFMGQTTSFKKNLVKSDVVVLGETKSIDEVKYIHGVFGKGFWTFYGGHDPEDYQHMVSEEPTDLNLHPNSPGYRLILNNILFPAAKKKKQKT encoded by the coding sequence ATGAGACGAATTCTTTTCATTCTATTTATTGCCCTGGCAACTCAGGCACGTGCTTCCTACCTTTTCTTGCCCATGGACGAAACCCAGTCCAATCATTTGAAAGCCTATGGCATAGCCTACTGGGTGCTGGAAAATGATGTAAAAGTAGACTGGCTTCTCAATTACAAGGGCGGGGCATTTATGTTCAAATATCTGCAGGCCTTTGAGAATGAGCTGATCATACGTGGTGTTAGCTATCAGGTAATATCCGATGCACAAGCCAACAATATCCTGGGAGAAATCGCCAGCCCTTCATCTAACATGGATGCCATGACGCTAGACAAGGTCCCTAAAATTGCCGTTTACTCACCCAAAAGCAAACAGCCCTGGGACGATGCAGTTACTTTGGTACTGACCTATGCAGAGATACCCTACGATGTGGTTTTCGATGATGAGTTGATGTACGACGAATTACCTAAGTATGATTGGCTACACTTACACCACGAAGATTTTACGGGACAGTATGGACGGTTCTACCGAGTCTATCAGCATTTCCCATGGTATCAGGAGCAACAGCGAGAATATGAAGAATCTGCACGTAAGCATGGGTTCAGCAAAGTTTCTCATCTCAAACTAGCGGTAGTTAAAAAAATCCAGGCTTATGTAGCCAGCGGAGGATTCCTATTTGCGATGTGCTCGGCTACTGATACTTACGACATTGCCCTGGCTGCCGAGGGGGTAGATATCTGCGAATCCATGTTCGATGGAGACCCTATGGATCCGAAGGCTCAATCTAAGTTAGATTTTACCAATACTTTCGCTTTCGAAAACTTCATTTTGGAAAGAAACCCTTACGTATACGAATTTTCAAGCATCGACACCTCTCCTGCCCAGCGGGGTCTGAGAGAAGAAAACGACTACTTCACCCTTTTTGAGTTTTCTGCCAAGTGGGATCCAGTACCGACCATGTTGACTCAAAACCATGACCATATCATCAAAGGATTCATGGGGCAGACTACTTCATTCAAGAAAAATCTCGTCAAATCGGATGTAGTAGTATTGGGAGAAACCAAATCAATCGATGAGGTTAAATATATTCATGGGGTCTTTGGCAAAGGGTTCTGGACTTTTTATGGCGGTCACGATCCTGAAGATTACCAACACATGGTCAGCGAGGAACCTACAGACTTAAATCTTCATCCAAATTCTCCCGGATATCGTTTAATACTGAACAACATTCTGTTTCCAGCTGCAAAGAAAAAGAAACAAAAAACTTAA